The following coding sequences lie in one Streptomyces xiamenensis genomic window:
- a CDS encoding alpha/beta hydrolase, with protein MALTADLTRTALRLTSRIAPSLAVSAALPSFRRPHTSARPRPDEEALMRAARRETVSVDGRDVVVFRWGNGERPVLFLHGWMFRTSRFVPLVRALTERGYSPVGFDAPGHGESSDGETTILQYGDMARRLAPDDGHYEAVVGHSLGGLAAFWALREEVTATRLITLAPIPDLTHLVDSFCAGAGLTGRAKDVLRTHVEEDIFAGVPNVWERFSATYRPARLTLPILVVHDEDDDVIPVAHARRIADTYGSQADLLITRGLGHRRILADPQVIEGVLDFVSATDPVH; from the coding sequence ATGGCTCTGACCGCCGACCTGACCCGTACCGCCCTGCGCCTCACCTCCCGGATAGCCCCCTCCCTGGCCGTGAGCGCCGCCCTGCCCTCCTTCCGCCGGCCCCACACCTCCGCCCGGCCACGCCCGGACGAAGAAGCGCTGATGCGCGCCGCACGCCGCGAAACCGTCAGCGTGGACGGCCGGGACGTGGTCGTCTTCCGCTGGGGCAACGGGGAGCGTCCGGTCCTCTTCCTGCACGGCTGGATGTTCCGCACCTCCCGCTTCGTGCCGCTCGTCCGCGCGCTGACCGAGCGCGGGTACAGCCCCGTCGGCTTCGACGCCCCGGGACACGGCGAGTCCTCGGACGGCGAGACCACGATCCTGCAGTACGGCGACATGGCGCGCCGCCTCGCACCGGACGACGGCCACTACGAGGCGGTCGTCGGCCACTCCCTCGGCGGGCTCGCCGCCTTCTGGGCGCTCCGCGAAGAGGTCACCGCCACCCGGCTGATCACCCTCGCCCCCATACCCGACCTCACCCACCTCGTCGATTCCTTCTGCGCCGGCGCGGGCCTCACCGGGCGGGCCAAGGACGTGCTGCGCACCCACGTCGAGGAGGACATCTTCGCCGGCGTACCCAACGTCTGGGAGCGCTTCTCGGCCACCTACCGGCCCGCCCGGCTCACCCTGCCGATCCTCGTCGTCCACGACGAGGACGACGACGTGATCCCGGTCGCCCACGCCCGCCGCATCGCCGACACCTACGGCAGCCAGGCCGACCTGCTCATCACGCGGGGCCTGGGCCACCGGCGGATCCTCGCCGACCCCCAGGTCATCGAGGGCGTACTGGACTTCGTCTCGGCGACCGACCCGGTCCACTAG
- a CDS encoding ABC transporter ATP-binding protein: protein MPHDTVLRTGDPVGDPAAPQSPAQIRRILTLFRPYRARLAVVALLVGASSLVAVASPFLLREIIDTALPQQRTTLLALLALGMIVTAVMSSVFGVLQTLISTTVGQRVMHDLRTQVYAKLQQMPLAFFTRTRTGEVQSRIANDIGGMQATVTSTATSLVSNVTAVVATLVAMLALDWRLTLLSLALLPFFVWLARRVGRERKRITAQRQKQMATMAAMVTESLSVSGILLGRTMGRSAGLTRNFSEESTRLADLEIRASMAGRWRMATIGMIMAAIPALLYWSAGVLLQLGGTPPSIGTLVAFVSLQQGLLRPAVSLLSTGVDIQASLALFQRIFEYLDLPVDITERPGALELRHAKGEIRLEGVSFGYEPTAPPTLSGIDLTVPAGASLAVVGATGSGKSTLSYLLPRLYDVTSGAVRLDGIDVRELDFASLARAIGVVSQETYLFHASVADNLRFAKPDATDAELETAARTARIHDHIAALPQGYDTVVGERGYRFSGGEKQRLALARTILRDPPVLVLDEATSALDTKTEREVQRAIDALSAGRTTITIAHRLSTIRDADEIVVLDGGRIAERGTHAQLLALQGHYAELVRRDGAAVGDREALDLTP from the coding sequence ATGCCGCACGACACCGTACTGCGAACCGGCGATCCGGTCGGCGATCCGGCCGCCCCGCAGTCACCCGCTCAGATCCGCCGCATCCTCACTCTCTTCCGTCCCTACCGGGCGCGCCTGGCCGTCGTCGCCCTGCTCGTCGGCGCCTCCTCCCTGGTGGCCGTCGCCTCCCCGTTCCTGCTCCGCGAGATCATCGACACCGCGCTGCCCCAGCAGCGCACCACGCTGCTCGCCCTGCTCGCCCTGGGCATGATCGTCACCGCCGTGATGAGCAGCGTCTTCGGCGTGCTCCAGACGCTCATCTCCACCACCGTGGGCCAGCGCGTCATGCACGATCTGCGCACCCAGGTCTACGCCAAGCTCCAGCAGATGCCGCTGGCCTTCTTCACCCGGACCCGCACCGGCGAGGTGCAGTCCCGCATCGCCAACGACATCGGCGGCATGCAGGCCACCGTCACCTCCACCGCGACCTCCCTGGTCTCCAACGTCACCGCCGTTGTCGCCACCCTCGTGGCCATGCTCGCCCTCGACTGGCGCCTGACCCTGCTCTCCCTGGCCCTGCTGCCCTTCTTCGTCTGGCTCGCCCGCCGGGTCGGCCGCGAGCGCAAACGCATCACCGCGCAGCGGCAGAAGCAGATGGCCACCATGGCCGCGATGGTCACCGAGTCCCTGTCGGTCAGCGGCATCCTGCTGGGCCGCACCATGGGCCGTTCCGCCGGTCTGACCCGAAACTTCTCCGAGGAGTCGACCCGGCTGGCCGACCTGGAGATCCGCGCCTCGATGGCCGGCCGCTGGCGGATGGCCACCATCGGCATGATCATGGCGGCGATCCCCGCCCTGCTCTACTGGTCGGCCGGCGTGCTGCTGCAACTCGGCGGCACCCCGCCCTCCATCGGCACCCTGGTGGCCTTCGTCAGCCTCCAGCAAGGGCTGCTGCGCCCGGCTGTCTCCCTGCTGTCCACCGGCGTCGACATCCAGGCCTCGCTCGCCCTCTTCCAGCGGATCTTCGAGTACCTCGATCTCCCCGTGGACATCACCGAGCGCCCCGGCGCGCTGGAGCTGCGGCACGCCAAGGGCGAGATCCGGCTGGAGGGGGTGTCCTTCGGGTACGAGCCCACCGCCCCGCCCACGCTCAGTGGTATCGACCTGACGGTCCCGGCCGGCGCCTCGCTCGCGGTCGTCGGTGCCACCGGGTCCGGCAAGAGCACTCTGAGCTATCTGCTGCCCCGCCTGTACGACGTCACCTCGGGCGCGGTGCGGCTGGACGGCATCGATGTCCGGGAGCTGGACTTCGCCTCCCTGGCCCGCGCGATCGGCGTGGTCTCCCAGGAGACCTACCTCTTCCACGCCTCGGTGGCCGACAATCTGCGCTTCGCCAAGCCGGACGCCACCGACGCGGAACTCGAGACCGCCGCCCGCACGGCCCGCATCCACGACCACATCGCGGCCCTCCCGCAGGGCTACGACACCGTGGTCGGCGAGCGCGGCTACCGGTTCTCCGGCGGCGAGAAGCAGCGTCTGGCCCTGGCCAGGACCATCCTGCGCGACCCTCCGGTGCTGGTGCTCGACGAGGCCACCAGTGCGCTGGACACCAAGACGGAACGCGAGGTCCAGCGGGCCATCGACGCCCTGTCGGCCGGCCGGACCACCATCACCATCGCCCACCGGCTGTCCACCATTCGCGATGCCGACGAGATCGTCGTGCTGGACGGCGGCCGGATCGCGGAGCGCGGCACCCATGCCCAACTACTGGCTCTGCAGGGCCACTACGCCGAACTGGTGCGCCGCGACGGGGCCGCAGTCGGGGACCGGGAGGCCCTCGACCTGACCCCCTGA
- a CDS encoding DUF2264 domain-containing protein, which translates to MANHPFTLPDEDRALSPHTGWTRAHWEAVADGLLNAVTPYATGGGALYHLPGGPPSGSGPRSDGLEGYARTFLLAAFRVAGSGGDDPHGFLERYATGLAAGTRAPGGDGPEDWPLITDRSQPLVEAASIAFALRLTRRWLWDELPAGVRERAARWLSDALTAEAWECNWELFPVTVGGFLAEAGIETAAAEAAVARGLDRIEPWYRGDGWYSDGPLRHFDYYNGWAMHLYPVLHAWQSGDAALLARYGGRLASHLADYARLFGGDGAPVHQGRSLTYRMATTSPLWLGALTGHTPLAPGTTRRLASGALRYFLDRGAVSPQGLLSLGWHGPYRGVLQRYSGPASPYWASKAFAGLLLPTGHPVWTATEEQGPAERSDAVTPLPVPGWLLQSTVSDGVVRLHNHGSEDARYDPYYTRLGYSTVTGPTQGGTGPAADNHFGPLVGGEPAPRTAIEPLGAGEGWAASAHEAGGYRVISVVLAHGATEARIHLMIDSEPGVAVRHTGWAVGEGLRSELHPVHGYTLEPPLSALPTAFTPEARLPVLTGHTGTAPEDRLFIALARLTGDDAPPPLSAQAGVRVTTPTDPDVPGPVHEITVEWTEGPRRLVRITPHAVRVG; encoded by the coding sequence ATGGCCAACCACCCCTTCACCCTTCCGGACGAGGACCGGGCGCTGAGCCCGCACACCGGCTGGACCCGTGCCCACTGGGAGGCGGTCGCAGACGGCCTGCTGAACGCGGTCACCCCGTACGCCACCGGGGGAGGGGCGCTCTACCACCTGCCCGGCGGCCCGCCCAGCGGTTCCGGGCCGCGCTCGGACGGACTGGAGGGGTACGCGCGGACCTTCCTGCTGGCGGCCTTCCGGGTGGCCGGTTCGGGGGGTGATGACCCGCACGGCTTCCTGGAGCGGTATGCCACCGGCCTGGCCGCCGGCACCCGCGCGCCCGGCGGGGACGGCCCGGAGGACTGGCCGCTGATCACCGACCGCAGCCAGCCGCTGGTGGAGGCCGCCTCCATCGCGTTCGCACTGCGCCTGACCCGGCGCTGGCTGTGGGACGAACTGCCCGCCGGGGTACGGGAACGGGCCGCCCGCTGGCTGTCGGACGCGCTCACCGCCGAGGCATGGGAGTGCAACTGGGAGCTGTTCCCGGTCACCGTGGGCGGTTTCCTCGCCGAGGCCGGCATCGAGACGGCGGCCGCCGAGGCCGCCGTCGCCCGCGGCCTGGACCGCATCGAGCCCTGGTACCGGGGCGACGGCTGGTACAGCGACGGCCCGCTGCGGCACTTCGACTACTACAACGGCTGGGCCATGCATCTCTATCCGGTGCTGCACGCCTGGCAGTCGGGCGACGCCGCCCTCCTCGCCCGGTACGGCGGCCGGCTCGCCTCCCACCTCGCCGACTACGCACGGCTGTTCGGCGGTGACGGGGCCCCCGTGCACCAGGGCCGCTCCCTCACCTACCGGATGGCCACCACCTCCCCGCTGTGGCTGGGGGCACTGACCGGCCACACCCCGCTGGCACCCGGTACGACCCGCCGGCTGGCCTCCGGTGCGCTGCGCTACTTCCTGGACCGGGGTGCGGTCAGCCCCCAGGGGCTGCTGTCGCTCGGCTGGCACGGGCCCTACCGGGGGGTGCTCCAGCGCTACTCCGGGCCGGCCTCGCCGTACTGGGCGAGCAAGGCGTTCGCCGGGCTGCTGCTGCCCACCGGCCACCCGGTGTGGACGGCGACCGAGGAGCAGGGCCCTGCCGAGCGGTCCGACGCCGTCACCCCGCTGCCGGTGCCGGGTTGGCTGCTGCAGTCCACCGTCTCGGACGGGGTGGTGCGGCTGCACAATCACGGCAGCGAGGACGCCCGGTACGACCCGTACTACACCCGGCTCGGCTACTCCACGGTGACGGGCCCCACGCAGGGTGGCACCGGACCGGCCGCCGACAACCACTTCGGCCCGCTCGTCGGTGGCGAACCCGCCCCCCGTACCGCGATCGAACCGCTGGGCGCGGGTGAGGGCTGGGCGGCCTCGGCCCACGAGGCGGGCGGGTACCGGGTGATCTCCGTGGTGCTGGCCCACGGCGCCACCGAGGCCCGTATTCATCTGATGATCGACAGTGAGCCGGGAGTGGCGGTCCGCCACACCGGCTGGGCAGTGGGGGAGGGGCTGCGCTCCGAGCTGCACCCGGTGCATGGTTACACCCTCGAACCCCCGTTGTCCGCACTCCCCACTGCCTTCACCCCGGAGGCCCGGCTCCCCGTCCTCACCGGACACACCGGTACGGCGCCCGAGGACCGGCTCTTCATCGCCCTCGCCCGGCTGACCGGCGACGACGCGCCCCCACCGCTGTCCGCACAGGCCGGGGTACGGGTGACCACCCCCACCGATCCCGACGTCCCGGGGCCCGTCCACGAGATCACGGTGGAGTGGACGGAGGGCCCACGGCGTCTGGTACGGATCACCCCGCACGCCGTGCGCGTCGGCTGA
- a CDS encoding phytoene desaturase family protein encodes MPAHSSYDAVIVGGGHNGLVAAAYLARAGRRVLLLERLAHTGGAAVSATAFPGVAARLSRYAYLVSLLPDHIVRDLGLRLTPAKREFSSYTPVVRQGRATGLLVGGGTERTREAFARLTGSDREFEAWQDFYAMTRRLAARVFPSLTEPLPTRAELRERVGDEAAWEAVFERPLGETIEERFADDLVRGVVLTDGLIGTFASAHDPSLRQNRCFLYHVIGGSTGDWDVPVGGMGAVTDALAASARRAGAELVTGHEVTGISPDGGPGGRAEVRFADGEGRDGAVGAERVLVNASPQVLARLLGEAAGQPSEPVEGAQLKVNMLLRRLPRLRDASVDPRDAFAGTFHVAEGYAQLETAYREAVAGTGPAAPPSELYCHSLSDPSILSPELAGAGYQTLTLFGLHTPARLFAGGGQSEAEVRDRLLAAALAQLDEQLAEPIADCLAVDGEGRPCLEVKTPLDLERDLWLPGGNIFHGDLDFPFREGADGARGPADRWGVGTGHERVLVCGSGAARGGGVSGIPGHNAAMAALGR; translated from the coding sequence ATGCCTGCCCACTCCTCGTATGACGCCGTGATCGTCGGCGGTGGCCACAACGGTCTGGTCGCCGCCGCCTACCTCGCCCGCGCCGGGCGACGCGTACTGCTGCTGGAGCGCCTGGCGCACACCGGGGGCGCGGCGGTCTCCGCCACCGCCTTCCCGGGCGTGGCCGCCCGGCTGTCGCGGTACGCCTACCTGGTGAGCCTGCTGCCGGACCACATCGTGCGGGACCTGGGGCTGCGGCTGACCCCGGCCAAGCGTGAGTTCTCCTCGTACACGCCGGTGGTCCGCCAGGGGCGCGCCACCGGGCTGCTGGTCGGGGGCGGCACCGAGCGCACCCGTGAGGCGTTCGCCCGGCTGACCGGCTCGGACCGGGAGTTCGAGGCGTGGCAGGACTTCTACGCGATGACCCGGCGCCTGGCCGCGCGGGTCTTCCCCTCCCTCACCGAACCGCTGCCCACCCGAGCCGAACTGCGGGAGCGGGTGGGCGACGAGGCGGCCTGGGAGGCGGTGTTCGAGCGGCCGCTGGGCGAGACGATCGAGGAGCGGTTCGCGGACGACCTGGTGCGCGGGGTCGTGCTCACGGACGGTCTGATCGGCACCTTCGCCTCGGCCCACGACCCGTCGCTGCGGCAGAACCGTTGCTTCCTGTACCACGTGATCGGTGGCTCCACCGGCGACTGGGACGTTCCGGTGGGCGGTATGGGAGCGGTCACCGACGCGCTGGCGGCGTCGGCGCGGCGGGCCGGGGCGGAACTGGTGACCGGGCACGAGGTCACCGGCATCTCACCGGACGGCGGTCCCGGCGGGCGCGCGGAGGTGCGCTTCGCCGACGGGGAGGGGCGCGACGGCGCGGTGGGAGCGGAGCGGGTGCTGGTCAACGCGTCTCCGCAGGTGCTGGCACGGCTGCTGGGGGAGGCCGCGGGGCAGCCCTCCGAGCCCGTGGAGGGCGCGCAGCTGAAGGTGAACATGCTGCTGCGCCGGCTGCCCCGGCTGCGGGACGCCTCGGTCGACCCGCGGGACGCCTTCGCCGGGACGTTCCACGTGGCGGAGGGATACGCCCAGTTGGAGACGGCCTACCGGGAGGCGGTGGCCGGGACGGGGCCGGCGGCACCGCCGAGTGAGCTGTACTGCCACTCGCTGTCCGATCCCTCGATCCTCTCCCCCGAGCTGGCCGGGGCCGGGTACCAGACCCTGACCCTGTTCGGACTGCACACCCCGGCGCGGCTGTTCGCCGGGGGCGGGCAGAGCGAGGCGGAGGTACGGGACCGGCTGCTGGCGGCGGCGCTGGCGCAGCTGGACGAGCAGTTGGCGGAGCCGATCGCGGACTGTCTGGCGGTGGACGGGGAGGGCCGGCCCTGTCTGGAGGTGAAGACGCCGCTGGACCTGGAGCGCGACCTGTGGCTGCCGGGCGGAAACATCTTCCACGGGGATCTGGACTTCCCCTTCCGGGAGGGGGCGGACGGTGCGCGGGGGCCGGCGGACCGTTGGGGTGTGGGGACCGGGCACGAACGAGTCCTGGTGTGCGGTTCCGGCGCCGCCAGGGGCGGCGGGGTGAGCGGGATCCCGGGGCACAACGCGGCGATGGCGGCGCTGGGCCGGTAG
- a CDS encoding glycoside hydrolase family 31 protein: MSTTVTVHPRHLERLSPGEVLRVEPWGNDAVRVRAGAAGIRAATPGALDAPPSDNGTAYTEPADAGGGRLVNGRITAHLDARGRLRFTRTATGEELLADAEPYKGWPPPRTHTPHGDGGYRLEQRFAAHPDERLYGLGQHLHGRLDQKGLVIELAQRNAEVSIPLLISSRGYGLLWNNPALGRVELAHDATRWVAERSEQIDYWVTAGDTPTDLMASYAAATGYPPPLPYWATGFWQSRLRYRTQEELLEVAREFARRELPLSVIVSDFFHWRQMGDWSFDPVDWPDPAAMVAELETLGVRLMVSIWPTVHPEGTHHDALHATRGLVADRHGGLLTQNWPAPGGFAPTHYIDPTDPAARRLLWDAVREGYHRHGISVFWLDACEPDIAPPLQERAEYAIGGGRQTGNLYPREHARAFHEGLTAEGEEEIVTLNRSAWAGSQRYGAALWSGDIPATFDSLRVQIRAGLNVALSGIPWWTTDIGGFHGGDPADPDYQELMVRWFQYGVHCPLFRLHGDRDPNQPFGVTMTGGPNEPWSYGPVYPLIRDQMLLRERLRPYVQEQMDIAHRTGTPPMRPLFYDFPEDPAAWEVEDQFLLGPDLLVAPVAEPGVRARSVYLPAGTRWRDAHDGTVHDGGGTVRAAAPLERIPLYVREGRTLPIHPA, encoded by the coding sequence ATGAGCACCACCGTCACCGTCCACCCACGGCATCTGGAGCGGCTCTCGCCGGGGGAGGTGCTCCGGGTCGAGCCCTGGGGGAACGACGCCGTGCGGGTACGCGCCGGAGCCGCCGGAATACGCGCCGCCACCCCCGGCGCCCTCGACGCCCCGCCCTCCGACAACGGGACCGCGTACACCGAGCCGGCCGACGCGGGCGGCGGCCGGCTCGTCAACGGCCGGATCACCGCCCACCTCGACGCCCGGGGCCGGCTCCGTTTCACCCGCACCGCCACCGGCGAGGAACTGCTGGCCGACGCCGAACCGTACAAGGGCTGGCCGCCGCCCCGTACCCACACCCCGCACGGCGACGGCGGCTACCGCCTCGAACAGCGCTTCGCCGCCCACCCGGACGAACGGCTCTACGGGCTCGGCCAGCATCTGCACGGCCGGCTCGACCAGAAGGGCCTGGTCATCGAACTCGCCCAGCGCAACGCCGAGGTCAGCATCCCGCTGCTGATCTCCTCCCGCGGCTACGGGCTGCTGTGGAACAACCCCGCCCTCGGCCGCGTCGAGCTCGCCCACGACGCCACCCGCTGGGTGGCCGAGCGCAGCGAGCAGATCGACTACTGGGTCACCGCGGGCGACACCCCCACCGACCTGATGGCCTCCTACGCCGCCGCCACCGGCTACCCGCCCCCGCTGCCGTACTGGGCCACCGGCTTCTGGCAGTCCCGGCTGCGCTACCGCACCCAGGAGGAACTGCTGGAGGTGGCACGCGAGTTCGCACGCCGTGAGCTGCCGCTGTCGGTCATCGTCAGCGACTTCTTCCACTGGCGCCAGATGGGGGACTGGAGCTTCGACCCCGTCGACTGGCCCGACCCGGCCGCCATGGTCGCCGAACTGGAGACCCTCGGGGTCCGGCTGATGGTCTCCATCTGGCCCACCGTGCACCCCGAGGGCACCCACCACGACGCACTGCACGCCACCCGCGGCCTGGTCGCCGACCGGCACGGCGGACTGCTCACCCAGAACTGGCCCGCACCGGGCGGTTTCGCCCCCACTCATTACATTGACCCCACCGACCCCGCCGCCCGGCGGCTGCTGTGGGACGCGGTGCGCGAGGGCTACCACCGGCACGGCATCAGCGTCTTCTGGCTGGACGCCTGCGAACCCGACATCGCCCCGCCCCTGCAGGAACGCGCCGAGTACGCCATCGGCGGCGGCCGGCAGACCGGAAACCTCTACCCGCGCGAACACGCCCGGGCCTTCCACGAAGGGCTCACCGCCGAGGGTGAGGAGGAGATCGTCACCCTCAACCGTTCGGCCTGGGCCGGAAGTCAGCGTTACGGGGCGGCCCTGTGGTCCGGTGACATCCCCGCCACCTTCGACTCGCTGCGCGTCCAGATCCGCGCCGGACTGAACGTCGCCCTCAGCGGCATCCCCTGGTGGACCACCGACATCGGCGGCTTCCACGGCGGGGACCCCGCGGACCCCGACTACCAGGAACTGATGGTGCGCTGGTTCCAGTACGGGGTGCACTGCCCGCTGTTCCGGCTGCACGGGGACCGCGACCCGAACCAGCCCTTCGGCGTGACGATGACCGGCGGGCCCAACGAACCATGGTCCTACGGCCCGGTCTACCCCCTGATCCGTGACCAGATGCTGCTGCGCGAGCGGCTGCGCCCCTACGTCCAGGAACAGATGGACATCGCCCACCGCACCGGCACCCCGCCGATGCGCCCGCTGTTCTACGACTTCCCCGAGGACCCGGCCGCCTGGGAGGTGGAGGACCAGTTCCTGCTGGGCCCCGATCTGCTGGTGGCACCCGTCGCCGAGCCGGGCGTCCGGGCACGGAGCGTTTACCTGCCGGCCGGCACCCGCTGGCGGGACGCCCACGACGGCACGGTGCACGACGGCGGGGGTACGGTGCGGGCGGCGGCCCCGCTGGAGCGCATCCCGCTGTACGTCAGGGAGGGCCGCACCCTGCCCATCCACCCGGCATGA
- a CDS encoding LacI family DNA-binding transcriptional regulator — translation MTSAGGAPATLRDVALRAGVSMATVSRVLADNYPVAQRTRQRVLRAIKDLDYVANTHARALRGRGTPTVAFVLNDVRGASFASVAHGVEQEAARRGRICLICTTQGDPERELSVVRTMREQGAGAVILIGGVVDDAAYRGQMTAIAHSLDASGSRLVLCGRPPLGPDVPATVVEYDNEGGAYAVVSRLLAQGHRRVLFLGAAANGSTTAAGRLAGYRRALADHAVAVDEALVVATEFSRADAYEKLTARLREGRDFTAVCAVTDTVAAGALAALGDRGLRVPEDVSLTGYDDVDPATDLRPQLTTVHVPYEEVGRTAVRLALGLRAGEVSSAAQHAVLGTHVVIRDSTAPPTTRQGPSAPAGEPA, via the coding sequence ATGACGTCGGCCGGCGGAGCACCGGCCACGCTGCGCGACGTCGCGCTACGGGCCGGTGTGTCGATGGCCACGGTGTCCCGCGTCCTCGCCGACAACTACCCGGTCGCCCAGCGCACCCGCCAGCGGGTGCTGCGCGCCATCAAGGACCTCGACTACGTCGCCAACACCCACGCCCGCGCGCTGCGCGGCCGCGGCACCCCCACCGTCGCCTTCGTCCTCAACGACGTGCGCGGCGCCTCCTTCGCCTCGGTCGCACACGGCGTCGAGCAGGAAGCGGCCAGGCGCGGCAGGATCTGCCTGATCTGCACCACGCAGGGCGACCCCGAACGGGAACTGTCCGTCGTGCGCACCATGCGCGAACAGGGCGCCGGTGCCGTCATCCTCATCGGCGGAGTGGTCGATGACGCCGCCTACCGCGGTCAGATGACGGCCATCGCGCACTCCCTGGACGCCTCCGGGTCCCGGCTGGTGCTGTGCGGACGCCCTCCGCTGGGCCCCGATGTCCCCGCCACCGTCGTGGAGTACGACAACGAGGGCGGCGCCTACGCCGTGGTCAGCCGGCTGCTGGCCCAGGGTCACCGGCGCGTCCTCTTCCTGGGCGCCGCCGCCAACGGCTCCACCACGGCTGCCGGCCGCCTCGCCGGCTACCGCCGCGCCCTGGCCGACCACGCCGTGGCGGTCGACGAGGCCCTCGTCGTCGCCACCGAGTTCAGCCGGGCCGACGCCTACGAGAAGCTGACCGCCCGGTTGCGCGAGGGCCGCGACTTCACCGCGGTGTGCGCCGTCACCGACACCGTCGCCGCCGGCGCCCTGGCCGCACTCGGTGACCGGGGTCTGCGCGTCCCCGAGGATGTCTCGCTCACCGGCTACGACGATGTCGACCCGGCCACCGACCTGCGCCCGCAGCTGACCACCGTGCACGTGCCGTACGAGGAGGTCGGCCGCACCGCCGTACGCCTGGCGCTGGGCCTGCGCGCGGGGGAGGTCTCCTCGGCCGCCCAGCACGCGGTGCTCGGCACCCACGTGGTCATCCGGGACTCCACCGCCCCGCCCACGACCCGCCAGGGTCCTTCCGCCCCGGCCGGGGAACCGGCGTGA
- a CDS encoding hydroxyacid dehydrogenase produces MPSIHNGAARPAALFVMDPAHLPRLFPPGVRERLSGVLRLPDDAAPHPVPAGGIDPAEVEVLITGWGCAPLTEPVLSGLPRLRAVLHAAGSVKHHITEACWERGLSVSSAAAANALPVAEFTLGAMLLSGKDALGTAARYTAERRPPAAARTHTMGNYRRRVGIVGASRIGRRVIELLRPFDFEVAVHDPYLRAEEARELGVAPLPLDELCAVSTVLSLHAPAVPATRRLLDARRLALLPDGATVINTARGSLVDQNALEAELVSGRISAVLDVTEPEPLPVDSPLFGLENVLLTPHIAGALGNELERLGEVVAQEAAALCAGRPLRHRVQRSDLDTIA; encoded by the coding sequence ATGCCCAGCATCCACAACGGCGCGGCGCGGCCCGCCGCGCTGTTCGTCATGGACCCGGCCCATCTCCCCCGGCTCTTCCCCCCGGGTGTGCGCGAGCGGCTGTCGGGGGTGCTGCGGCTGCCGGACGATGCCGCGCCGCACCCGGTGCCGGCCGGTGGCATCGACCCGGCGGAGGTGGAGGTCCTGATCACCGGCTGGGGCTGTGCGCCGCTGACCGAGCCGGTGCTGTCGGGGCTGCCCCGGCTGCGCGCCGTGCTGCACGCGGCCGGTAGCGTCAAGCACCACATCACCGAGGCGTGCTGGGAGCGCGGCCTTTCGGTGTCCTCGGCCGCCGCCGCCAACGCGCTGCCGGTGGCGGAGTTCACGCTGGGCGCGATGTTGCTGAGCGGCAAGGACGCGCTGGGCACGGCGGCCAGGTACACGGCCGAACGCCGCCCGCCGGCGGCGGCACGTACCCACACCATGGGCAACTACCGGCGCCGGGTCGGCATCGTGGGCGCGTCCCGGATCGGGCGCCGGGTGATCGAACTGCTGCGCCCGTTCGACTTCGAGGTGGCGGTGCACGATCCGTATCTGCGGGCGGAGGAGGCGCGGGAGCTGGGTGTGGCCCCGCTGCCGCTGGACGAACTGTGCGCCGTCAGTACGGTGCTGAGCCTGCACGCCCCGGCCGTGCCCGCGACCCGGCGGCTGCTGGACGCCCGGCGGCTGGCACTGCTGCCGGACGGCGCCACCGTGATCAACACCGCGCGCGGGTCGCTGGTGGACCAGAACGCGCTGGAGGCGGAGTTGGTGTCCGGCCGGATATCGGCGGTGCTCGACGTGACCGAACCGGAGCCGCTGCCGGTGGACTCACCGCTGTTCGGACTGGAGAACGTCCTGCTCACGCCGCACATCGCCGGGGCGCTGGGCAATGAACTGGAGCGACTGGGCGAGGTGGTGGCGCAGGAGGCGGCAGCGCTGTGCGCGGGCCGGCCGCTGCGGCACCGGGTGCAGCGATCGGATCTGGACACGATCGCCTGA
- a CDS encoding lytic polysaccharide monooxygenase auxiliary activity family 9 protein, whose protein sequence is MRRKITAAATGLGLAAITVLGTGGTAHAHGYSTAPTSRQSFCAQGAVSNCGEIQWEPQSVEGPKGFPQGGPADGQICAGGNARFAQLDDPRGGSWPATRLTPGQGYTFSWTFTVTHSTSDFRYYITRDGYNPSRPLTRADLEPQPFMTVPLGGRHPAANEQHQGTVPTQKSGRHMILAVWDVADTPNAFYSCADVDL, encoded by the coding sequence ATGCGCAGAAAGATCACCGCCGCCGCCACGGGGCTCGGGCTCGCCGCGATCACGGTGCTCGGCACCGGCGGCACCGCCCACGCCCACGGCTACAGCACCGCACCGACCAGCCGTCAGTCGTTCTGCGCCCAGGGCGCGGTCAGCAACTGCGGCGAGATCCAGTGGGAGCCGCAGAGCGTCGAGGGCCCCAAGGGCTTCCCGCAGGGCGGCCCCGCCGACGGACAGATCTGTGCCGGCGGCAACGCGCGGTTCGCCCAGCTGGACGATCCGCGTGGTGGCAGCTGGCCGGCCACCCGGCTGACGCCGGGTCAGGGCTACACCTTCAGCTGGACCTTCACGGTCACGCACAGCACCAGCGACTTCCGCTACTACATCACCCGCGACGGATACAACCCCAGCCGGCCACTGACCCGGGCCGACCTGGAACCGCAGCCGTTCATGACCGTGCCGCTGGGCGGCCGGCACCCGGCCGCCAACGAGCAGCACCAGGGCACCGTGCCCACCCAGAAGTCGGGACGCCACATGATCCTCGCGGTCTGGGACGTCGCCGACACTCCGAACGCCTTCTACTCCTGCGCGGACGTGGACCTGTGA